The sequence below is a genomic window from Etheostoma cragini isolate CJK2018 chromosome 20, CSU_Ecrag_1.0, whole genome shotgun sequence.
aaaacagttttgttgcTGTACTGAAAccacccagaaaaaaaaaaaaaatatatatatatatatatatatatatgtgtgtgtgtgtgtgtatatgtgtgtgtgtgtgtgtgcgcacctCCGCAACAGATTTAACACACAAAAGTTGTTGATGAAGTGAACCTGTTTTGATGGCCTGAGGTTTGCGGGGGTTTTGGTCCAGAGATGCCAAGCCGGCAGTCAGAGCCTGTTCGTACGACTTCCTGGCTTTCAGGATGGAAACCggagagagaggctgagaggaagaggaggttcCTTCTGCTAGCCTGGTTAGTACACAAACAGCTGGGGACACGGTGACATCAGTTAGTCCTCCCCCTTGCACGCTTGACCCGTCCTCCACCTCCAACTGGGCCCACAGTAGACACAGCTCACAGAGCGTGGAGCTTTTCAGCCCTTTGGTTCCACCTATTGCTGTTGCCGTGGAGAAGACTTTGCGAGCCTCGTCGAGGTTGCCCAGCATCCACTCCAAGTGGGCATACTCCCTCCACAACACCAACGAGGAGCGGTTGTCGGGTTCTTTGAGCAGTTGCTTGGCAATTCGCTTGCTGCTCTTTCCCTGAGAGCGGACACGCTTTTTGTTGCTGCCACGCAGGCAACGCAAAACCTGACATagacacatacaaacaagtAAATCAGTGCAAATATCAGACCCTTTTTAGACTTGAAACTAAGTTGACTTAAATGATTTTTCTTCCAATTTTAATATAACTTGAGTCAGATAAACAGACTCTTACCTTGAGTTTCTCGTACTGCATCCTGCTGAGTGACAGGGCGGATCGGTGGTGGGCGGGAAGGACAGGCTGGATcatattaaacacatttgtgaCAAACCTCTCACCCTGCTTCCCAAGCCCCATCCACTTCCTTGATCCCTGGAGAGTGGTCATGTGACCTACAGAGTTAACCCCGGGTTCAGGTAGGTCCTGGGAGGTCAGAGGACGCGTGAGCTCATAACCTAAGATGTGACACAGCTTTGTCTCAATAATATGATTTAAGTTCATTGCtatggttaaaagaaaaaagaatacgctattttgtatttttctgacTGACGGTGCCATTTTTACCCTGAGTGAGCAGAGAAAGGCTCTCCAGCAGCAGGCCAGGCTGACAGGGGGCAGCAGAGAGCACAGAGTCTACAGGGAGTCCCAGGAATGACAAGAAACGGAGAAGAAGACGGAGCTGGAGCTCTGGTGAAGACAGATAAATTAGGGACGGCCCAATGTCATCAAACAACACCTACagttggagagaaaaagagagacgaACAAGTCAAACAAAGTGATCACACCAACAATGGTGGCTTTAATCTTATTATAATGCAAATTGCTTCCAGAACATATCACACATGAGCATTAAATTAGTACCTGTCTGTCCGGGTCCTCGCAGTCCTCTTCCGATTGGCCCTTGGCTTTGTCCGGCCTCCAGGGCAGCCAATGAGCTGCTTCACGAGTCAGCTCCACATCCAGCCAGACTGTCCATCTGGGCTGGCTCCGatccttcacctcctcctcctcctcttcctcctcctcctcttcctctgtgcagacacacaaacacacccaagAAGAtcactgtttaaaaatgattttaaataaaataaagattttagCCCCATAAACAATCTAAAGATTATTCCAGGATCAACACTAAATAAAGTAAAGACTGCCTTACTACTTGCTATAAGGAGTCTGAGTGTTTTACCTGCACTGGGCTGTAGCCACCCTCCTCGCTCCTGTTGAAGCATCCAGGCTTTCCAACCTCTGGCCCCCAACTCTCCAACCCTCTCCTCTCCGCTGTCCCAGAACGGCTCAAAGAACTCAacctgcacacgcacacacgtacatgcacacacttaaCTGAAAGCGACAAAACCTTCCTTATTTACAGTGCTGAAGCACTGGTGTTTACTCTAATGTCTTTACTCCCAAGTAGATATTTTGTATAACAATCAACTAACAAAGACAGCCGGTGTGTTTGTTTAATAcgtacaaaaaacaaagtgtacaAGTGACaagttgcctggcaacctcacatAGTTCACAAGATTTCAGGAAGTCCCTGCACCGGGCCAAGACGGCAATGTCGGACTATTCCTGTTAGTCGTTATAAATTAAGATTCGGGATTATAGTCaagattatttattataattagggttagatttacattttaaagataaaagtGAGGGCTAGGTTTAGAGCCTGGGAAGTTTTTTGGGGTttagtatgtatgtgtgtgtttacctgctgCTTGGTGGACAGTTCTCTCACGCTGTCAGGTTTGTAGAAAGTAAAGTCGATCATGGCCTGAACCAGTGAAATCGCCTTCTCTGTGTGACCAGACTGACGTAGGAAATGACACTGCTGGGTGAAGATATctaaacagagagaaaacacaacaaggaaaaacaacaacttttaaaaagcaccGAGCATGCAGACAAAAGGTTTTTGTATTCAAACAAATAGGAACATGATGACTAATGTGTGATTTCCTTGGGACAGTAGTCTGAATACTGGTGAAGTGAATATGTAACTGTTATCCACTAATCAGTCTTCTCAGAGTACAAACACTGGATAAGTAGAGGCTAGTTTCGCttgccaaaacaacaaaatctctGTTACCCAACATATCTTCCTCAAGTCCTGGCAGGGCCGGGTGAGAGACCATGCTACCGTCACGCACCGCACTGAGCGTGCTTAGACACTTCCCATAGGCAGCGTTGACCTTTGACACTGTGAAGTTGCTAAAGTAGCTCTGGGTAAACAGCAGATACTCCTTCCACAAGAGGGCATTGTTTGGGTGGAGGAACACCtgaaataaaatagacaaaacacaagttgGCCTTTAGCTAGTTAACCGTTCCTCCCTTCTTTCAAATCCTGTTTCCAATAACGGCTTCTCGGATGactctgtgtaacaaaccatttGGTCAAGTTAGGTCAGGTCAGGTTAATAGAAGTAATTAATTAAGGAAAATTAATGAACCAACTACAAAATTAGAGCACGACCAATTTTATCTATAGTTTAAATACAAAAGGACCGAGTGTTATGGAAATATATAAAGACTGCAGACTGACCAGTTTCTTCCATTCCTTAGCCAGAAGTGAGGGCTCCCAGAGCTCTTGGCAGATCCTGAGCCTCTCCAGCTGTAGGGCTATGCAGCTGTGGTTGGTGGCCACTGCCCGCTCTGCGATGCTCAGCTTTTTCTCCAGGACCGCTCTGTAGGAGGACTTACGGTGCTCGGCCGAAGCGCTGCCCTGTTGTTCCTCCTCGCCTCCAAACACTGTTGCACTCAGCTCATCCTAGAGTGAGGGAGGAGATGATGTTGTTTAAAAGAAGCAGTGCTGTAGAGATACAGTGATTCTGGCGATGCGAGGCTAGGCCAGTGAAGCACAATAACACAGTAGTCTATATATTAACAAAAGTTAACACCTGGTATCGTATGAATTTTATCCATAGCTGCGTGTCTTCCGGCTGCTCTCTGAGCCGCCTGTTAAACTCTTCAGTCCTTCCAGCCAAAAGCGCTGCACTTTGCCCTGTCTGTATGTCCTGCTTCTGCGGTTCTGTCTGCTCCTGCTGTCCTTTCCCCTGCAGCCAGAGGGACGTTGACGTATCATATACGCCGAGAGGATTTACTGATGATGTCTTCATCCTGTCCCCTGGATtgacatttatattaaattaccACACCAGCTTTGATTGACTTTTTGAGATTGTAAAGACTTCCACCTTCACCGCCTGGCTAACTCGCTTACCGGTCTCTGCTCCTTTGTTCTCCTTGTCACCCAGCGGGAGGAAGGAGGCAGGGATGGCGGCATCACCGCACTCAGGAATCGTAGGTACTGTAGGAATAGGGGGCTCGGACCTCAGTAGCTTGCGACTGACTGTAGAGAAGTATCTGTCTGCTGCTCTCTTCTTGTCACCGTCTTTCTGTTTCTTATTTGACTCTGACTCCTCCCAGCTGACGCCCTGTCTGCGGAAGTCCAATCCCAAGGATGAGCTGCCTTTCCTCTTAtaccttccacacacacacacacacacacacacacacacacacacacacacacacacacacacacacacacacacacacacacacacacacacacacacacacacacacacacacacacacacacacacacacacacacacacacacacacacacacacacacacacacacagtttaaacatcatgtttaaaattataacccaaaacattttttatatagttattatattttatagttttatatatagtagtatagtataacatacagtatttttatatagtttattatataaatataaatataaatatatattatatattattttacatggtgctctttggatgcttttatatagaccttagtggtccccaaatagcatatctgaagtctctttcccaaaattcggGGGGCGAGACCAACACTAACCCTCTTCCCAGAGTATTtggatcttgttttttttcttgcgaTGCTTTTCAgattgagagtgtgtgtgtgtgtgtgtgtgtgtgtgtgtgtgtgtgttacttacCTGGCTACGTCTCCTCTGTACAGGGACTTGTAGGTCAAGTTGGATGGGTCTGCTTTACGGTCCACACAGAACGGCTGCTTTGTGGGCGACTGGAGGTCATCCAACCAGGAGAAACAACTTGCTAATGGAGCAGGCTGAGGACtgcatggatgcacacacaccaaccgTGAATACAGAGCAGAAGTAAGTCACTGATATTGTATATAAGATTAAGAGTTTAAGAATGGGCGATGTAAAAGTGTCTATTACCTGTCTGCCACTTGTGCCCTTTTGAGGTCACTGGGGAAAACGGTTTCGGAGTCAGTCCCACTGCCGTCTGAATTTCTTTCactcttctttttgtgttttttcttctttttcctcttcttttcactcttttttttcttctttttgggtGGTACATtgccctcttcttcctcctcctccgcaGAGCTCACATCTTTGCTTACACTGATGATTATAAGGTGAACTCAACGTTAATGAGAGTCAGAGACGCAAAGAAACCATTAAACACCTGCCTCATGTAAAGTCAAAGATGTACTAATTTTCTAAAACATGTTCAAGAAATAACAATCTaaataacagttgttttttttaaacagtgtgcTTCACAGGGAAGAAGAATAGATGCTAGTATaagaacaaagaaacaagaaaaacataagGGGAAAAGGCAATATAGAAGAAACAATAAAATGGTGCCCTACACTGACAGAGGGTTtctcataaaaatgttttaagaggAAATCTAAAAGACGCTACCACAAAGTTGAATGTTTGAGCGTCCAAAGTCAAATGCCCAGCTTTGTGTCTGCAAAGAAACTAGCTTTTCGGATTTTTACCTTGATTCCTTCTGGTTCAGCCTCTCACTGTCACTGATCTTCTCAAAAAAACGACTGTGAAGAGAGAGGGCCTCTCCAGTCCGAAAACTCTTATTTTTCAGCCAGTCTAATTCTAAAAGTAAGGagtggatgaaaaaaaagagtgtcaTTCAAGTGATCAGGAGGAGGATTGAGAGATTGTGATGTTTAGTACATCA
It includes:
- the nrde2 gene encoding nuclear exosome regulator NRDE2 isoform X2: MRHTIMALFPAFAEVENNKVEDSSKDWLKNKSFRTGEALSLHSRFFEKISDSERLNQKESSVSKDVSSAEEEEEEGNVPPKKKKKKSEKKRKKKKKHKKKSERNSDGSGTDSETVFPSDLKRAQVADSPQPAPLASCFSWLDDLQSPTKQPFCVDRKADPSNLTYKSLYRGDVARYKRKGSSSLGLDFRRQGVSWEESESNKKQKDGDKKRAADRYFSTVSRKLLRSEPPIPTVPTIPECGDAAIPASFLPLGDKENKGAETGDRMKTSSVNPLGVYDTSTSLWLQGKGQQEQTEPQKQDIQTGQSAALLAGRTEEFNRRLREQPEDTQLWIKFIRYQDELSATVFGGEEEQQGSASAEHRKSSYRAVLEKKLSIAERAVATNHSCIALQLERLRICQELWEPSLLAKEWKKLVFLHPNNALLWKEYLLFTQSYFSNFTVSKVNAAYGKCLSTLSAVRDGSMVSHPALPGLEEDMLDIFTQQCHFLRQSGHTEKAISLVQAMIDFTFYKPDSVRELSTKQQVEFFEPFWDSGEERVGELGARGWKAWMLQQERGGWLQPSAEEEEEEEEEEEEVKDRSQPRWTVWLDVELTREAAHWLPWRPDKAKGQSEEDCEDPDRQVLFDDIGPSLIYLSSPELQLRLLLRFLSFLGLPVDSVLSAAPCQPGLLLESLSLLTQGYELTRPLTSQDLPEPGVNSVGHMTTLQGSRKWMGLGKQGERFVTNVFNMIQPVLPAHHRSALSLSRMQYEKLKVLRCLRGSNKKRVRSQGKSSKRIAKQLLKEPDNRSSLVLWREYAHLEWMLGNLDEARKVFSTATAIGGTKGLKSSTLCELCLLWAQLEVEDGSSVQGGGLTDVTVSPAVCVLTRLAEGTSSSSQPLSPVSILKARKSYEQALTAGLASLDQNPRKPQAIKTERDEDLLEEKLRLRGLIGCYALFQYLTMGIQAANCVYSQARERVEELHRTLTLPKQLNSNEVANLASTGASQTAEGSSHTSRRYVNGLASECEALAVQQAALLRYHNSISVFPLATLRQTVTSALSSWPSSAPLWSIYVQVENRYHSAGRARRFFHSVTRNNSSLVPRLFAIVAEQQRKQLVDAAQRSCCHDAALPILPENGLSNRIRGLFENAIATEMGSHCPLLWRMYMHFLVSEGKGDKAKGIFYKALQNIPWAKGLYMDAVQLFPEHLQEFVDLMTEKELRLRLPLEELDILLED
- the nrde2 gene encoding nuclear exosome regulator NRDE2 isoform X1; this translates as MRHTIMALFPAFAEVENNKVEDSSKELDWLKNKSFRTGEALSLHSRFFEKISDSERLNQKESSVSKDVSSAEEEEEEGNVPPKKKKKKSEKKRKKKKKHKKKSERNSDGSGTDSETVFPSDLKRAQVADSPQPAPLASCFSWLDDLQSPTKQPFCVDRKADPSNLTYKSLYRGDVARYKRKGSSSLGLDFRRQGVSWEESESNKKQKDGDKKRAADRYFSTVSRKLLRSEPPIPTVPTIPECGDAAIPASFLPLGDKENKGAETGDRMKTSSVNPLGVYDTSTSLWLQGKGQQEQTEPQKQDIQTGQSAALLAGRTEEFNRRLREQPEDTQLWIKFIRYQDELSATVFGGEEEQQGSASAEHRKSSYRAVLEKKLSIAERAVATNHSCIALQLERLRICQELWEPSLLAKEWKKLVFLHPNNALLWKEYLLFTQSYFSNFTVSKVNAAYGKCLSTLSAVRDGSMVSHPALPGLEEDMLDIFTQQCHFLRQSGHTEKAISLVQAMIDFTFYKPDSVRELSTKQQVEFFEPFWDSGEERVGELGARGWKAWMLQQERGGWLQPSAEEEEEEEEEEEEVKDRSQPRWTVWLDVELTREAAHWLPWRPDKAKGQSEEDCEDPDRQVLFDDIGPSLIYLSSPELQLRLLLRFLSFLGLPVDSVLSAAPCQPGLLLESLSLLTQGYELTRPLTSQDLPEPGVNSVGHMTTLQGSRKWMGLGKQGERFVTNVFNMIQPVLPAHHRSALSLSRMQYEKLKVLRCLRGSNKKRVRSQGKSSKRIAKQLLKEPDNRSSLVLWREYAHLEWMLGNLDEARKVFSTATAIGGTKGLKSSTLCELCLLWAQLEVEDGSSVQGGGLTDVTVSPAVCVLTRLAEGTSSSSQPLSPVSILKARKSYEQALTAGLASLDQNPRKPQAIKTERDEDLLEEKLRLRGLIGCYALFQYLTMGIQAANCVYSQARERVEELHRTLTLPKQLNSNEVANLASTGASQTAEGSSHTSRRYVNGLASECEALAVQQAALLRYHNSISVFPLATLRQTVTSALSSWPSSAPLWSIYVQVENRYHSAGRARRFFHSVTRNNSSLVPRLFAIVAEQQRKQLVDAAQRSCCHDAALPILPENGLSNRIRGLFENAIATEMGSHCPLLWRMYMHFLVSEGKGDKAKGIFYKALQNIPWAKGLYMDAVQLFPEHLQEFVDLMTEKELRLRLPLEELDILLED